From Anaerohalosphaera lusitana, one genomic window encodes:
- a CDS encoding winged helix-turn-helix domain-containing protein, with amino-acid sequence MKANQLKPGTICSCKVGSNTTQVKLLEAEPKGGWKVESLTSGKTMTIRNADRLEPADTAEKSSKADKSPASKTKGHTGGPKGSEAKRESKRLSLLDSAAVILEVISPLSCKDIVEKAIETNIWQPKSGKTPANTLYASILREINTKGDDSRFRRAQERGKFELVN; translated from the coding sequence ATGAAAGCTAACCAACTCAAACCCGGAACCATCTGCTCCTGCAAAGTAGGCTCGAACACCACGCAGGTAAAACTGCTCGAAGCAGAACCCAAAGGCGGATGGAAAGTTGAGAGCCTTACCAGCGGCAAAACCATGACCATCCGAAACGCCGACAGGCTAGAGCCTGCCGACACGGCCGAGAAAAGCTCCAAGGCCGACAAGTCCCCGGCCAGCAAAACCAAAGGCCACACGGGGGGACCTAAAGGCTCTGAGGCCAAACGCGAGAGCAAGCGGCTGTCGCTTCTCGATTCGGCCGCTGTTATTCTCGAAGTCATCAGCCCGCTGTCCTGCAAGGACATCGTCGAAAAAGCGATTGAGACAAACATCTGGCAACCCAAGTCGGGCAAGACACCTGCCAACACGCTCTATGCCAGCATCCTTCGTGAGATCAACACCAAGGGCGACGACTCGCGGTTCCGCCGGGCCCAAGAGAGAGGCAAGTTCGAGTTGGTCAACTAA
- a CDS encoding terminase gpA endonuclease subunit, whose protein sequence is MAIDPSRLKPAELTRLLNSTSLGTVAEGTKIFRHRQQAGYRISSDGKMVNLFKYIAWLVDERHRPKTESEGPRDYEAMKEAARARNASLSAAGREIGELPQVVDSRRKQACKNDFRLFCESYFPQTFSLEWSDDHLRVIFRIEQAVLHGGLFAMAMPRGSGKSTLAETACLWALVYGHRNFVTLLGSDEGHALGMLESIKTELESNDLLLEDFPSVCYPIHSLDGIANRCSGQLYNGQRTQISWTANEIVLPTIEGSPASGAIIRVAGITGRIRGMKFKRPDGQTVRPSLVILDDPQTDESARSLSQCANRERILAGAVLGLAGPGKKISGIMPCTVIRPGDMADRILDREKHPEWNGERTKMVYSFPDDERLWDKYAQIRADSLREHGDMRDATEFYRQHQETMDAGAEVAWARRYNHDELSAIQHAMNLKLQDEAAFWAEYQNEPLPENAGDDELLTVDEIAQKLNGFKSGEIPIGCDHMTMFIDVQGKLLFYVVCAWESNFSGYVVDYGAYPDQKRRYFTLRDARPTLTDIKKGAGLEGSIYAGLESLTEDYLSREWQRDDGAFIKIDRCLIDANWGTSTDVVYQFCRQSQFGSVIFPSHGRYVGAASTPFIEYKKKRGDRVGHNWRIPNVKGKRAIRHVLYDTNYWKSFIHSRMAVPMGDSGCLSLYGRNPVVHQLFAEHLLAEYRVKTSGRGRTVDEWKLRPEANDNHWFDGIVGCAVAASIQGAVLPGTQTQAADVRKRIKLSNLKRNLRRH, encoded by the coding sequence GTGGCGATTGATCCATCCAGGCTAAAACCAGCAGAGCTTACCAGGCTCTTGAACTCGACCAGCCTTGGAACGGTTGCCGAGGGGACGAAGATCTTTCGGCATCGCCAGCAGGCAGGCTATAGAATCTCCTCTGACGGCAAGATGGTGAACCTGTTCAAATACATCGCCTGGCTTGTCGATGAGCGGCACAGGCCAAAGACCGAGTCCGAAGGGCCGCGCGACTATGAGGCCATGAAAGAGGCCGCCCGTGCCCGCAATGCATCGCTTTCGGCAGCGGGTCGTGAGATCGGCGAGCTTCCCCAGGTAGTCGATAGCAGGAGGAAGCAGGCGTGTAAAAATGATTTCAGGCTGTTTTGTGAGTCGTATTTCCCGCAGACTTTCAGCCTGGAGTGGTCGGATGACCATTTGAGGGTCATCTTCAGGATCGAACAGGCGGTATTGCATGGTGGGTTGTTTGCCATGGCAATGCCGCGTGGCAGTGGCAAATCTACCCTTGCAGAGACGGCATGTCTTTGGGCACTGGTCTACGGCCACCGCAACTTCGTGACGCTGCTTGGAAGTGATGAAGGGCACGCCCTTGGTATGCTCGAATCTATTAAGACCGAACTCGAATCCAACGATCTGCTGCTGGAGGATTTCCCGTCAGTGTGCTATCCGATCCATTCACTCGATGGTATTGCGAACCGCTGCAGCGGTCAGCTCTACAATGGCCAGCGAACCCAGATCAGCTGGACGGCCAATGAGATTGTGCTGCCAACCATTGAAGGCTCACCAGCTTCGGGGGCTATCATCAGAGTGGCGGGTATCACCGGCCGGATCCGTGGTATGAAGTTCAAGCGTCCAGATGGTCAGACGGTGCGTCCATCCCTGGTGATCCTTGATGACCCCCAGACCGATGAATCGGCCCGGTCGCTAAGTCAATGCGCAAACAGAGAGAGGATACTGGCTGGTGCGGTTCTTGGTTTAGCCGGACCGGGCAAAAAGATCTCTGGTATCATGCCGTGCACTGTAATCCGTCCCGGTGATATGGCGGACCGAATACTCGACCGCGAAAAACATCCCGAATGGAATGGTGAGAGAACAAAGATGGTCTATTCGTTTCCTGACGATGAGAGACTCTGGGATAAATACGCGCAGATCAGGGCAGACTCATTGCGAGAGCATGGAGATATGCGAGATGCGACCGAGTTCTACAGACAGCACCAAGAGACTATGGATGCCGGGGCCGAGGTCGCCTGGGCCAGGCGATACAACCATGATGAACTCTCAGCCATCCAGCACGCCATGAATCTAAAGCTACAAGATGAAGCCGCGTTCTGGGCGGAGTATCAGAACGAACCTCTGCCCGAAAATGCTGGCGATGATGAGCTTTTAACCGTCGATGAGATCGCCCAAAAGCTGAACGGCTTCAAGTCGGGTGAGATCCCAATCGGTTGTGACCATATGACGATGTTCATCGATGTGCAAGGCAAGCTGCTGTTTTATGTTGTCTGTGCATGGGAGAGCAATTTTAGCGGCTATGTGGTCGATTACGGAGCCTATCCTGATCAGAAGCGGAGATACTTTACCCTTCGCGATGCCAGACCTACCCTGACCGACATAAAAAAGGGAGCAGGGCTTGAAGGCAGCATCTATGCAGGGCTTGAATCTTTAACCGAGGATTACCTTTCCAGGGAATGGCAGCGGGATGATGGAGCCTTTATCAAGATCGACCGCTGTCTGATCGACGCTAACTGGGGTACATCGACTGATGTGGTCTACCAGTTCTGCCGTCAATCTCAGTTCGGCTCGGTCATCTTCCCAAGCCATGGAAGGTATGTCGGCGCAGCCAGTACGCCGTTTATCGAGTACAAGAAAAAACGTGGAGACCGAGTTGGCCACAACTGGCGAATACCCAACGTAAAAGGCAAGCGAGCCATTCGTCACGTTCTTTATGATACCAACTACTGGAAATCTTTCATTCACAGCCGCATGGCAGTGCCTATGGGTGATAGCGGATGCCTTTCGTTGTACGGCCGCAACCCGGTTGTCCATCAGCTTTTTGCCGAGCATCTTCTGGCCGAGTATCGCGTTAAGACATCAGGTCGCGGCAGGACGGTCGATGAATGGAAGCTGCGACCTGAGGCTAACGACAACCACTGGTTTGATGGGATTGTTGGATGTGCTGTTGCGGCAAGTATCCAGGGTGCGGTCTTGCCGGGAACGCAGACTCAGGCTGCAGATGTTCGCAAAAGAATCAAACTTTCCAATCTCAAAAGAAATCTTCGCAGGCACTAA
- a CDS encoding phage portal protein gives MKLLNTIFNRTTEKKSASASELRRGPARIRGRYDAAQTTNENQKHWAAADGFSADMAASPEVRKALRERSRYEVANNSYARGIVLTLANDTIGTGPRLQMLTEDACLNREIENEFSSWSQSIGLAAKLRTMRMARCQDGESFAVLADNPSVGHPVQLDLQLIEADRVTSELSFNQSDDEIDGIRLDAFGNPVSYRVLRYHPGGAALDYQQKAVIIPASSMIHVFRSDRPELHRGIPEITPALGLFAQLRRFTLAVLTAAESAANFAGILYTDAPATGEADAVEPMDLIELERNMLLTMPGGWKMSQLDPKQPATTYAEFKKEILNEIARCLNMPFNVAAGNSSGYNYSSGRLDHQTYYKAIRIDQAFTASNVLDRILQSWLLEYSMFRGDRFASLPTHQWFWDGMEHVDPYKEANAQAARLKSKTTTLAYEYARQGRDWEEELRQLAREKKVMTELGLIEIKPKPAQESFQESNT, from the coding sequence TTGAAGCTACTTAATACAATTTTCAATAGAACAACCGAGAAGAAAAGTGCTTCTGCAAGCGAGCTCCGGCGAGGCCCAGCGAGAATCCGAGGTCGGTATGACGCCGCACAGACCACCAATGAGAATCAAAAGCACTGGGCGGCGGCTGACGGTTTCTCAGCCGATATGGCTGCCTCGCCGGAGGTTCGCAAGGCACTCAGAGAACGGTCCAGGTACGAAGTGGCCAATAACAGCTATGCCCGTGGCATAGTTTTGACGCTGGCCAACGATACGATCGGGACCGGACCAAGGCTGCAGATGCTCACTGAAGATGCATGTTTGAATCGTGAGATCGAAAACGAGTTTTCAAGCTGGTCCCAGTCGATCGGACTGGCTGCAAAGCTTAGAACGATGAGGATGGCCAGATGCCAGGACGGAGAATCGTTTGCGGTCCTGGCTGATAACCCGTCAGTTGGACATCCGGTCCAGCTGGACCTGCAGCTGATAGAAGCTGACCGGGTTACGAGCGAGCTTAGCTTCAATCAGAGCGATGATGAAATAGACGGGATCCGGCTGGATGCGTTCGGCAACCCGGTAAGCTACAGGGTTCTGCGATACCATCCAGGTGGTGCGGCGTTGGACTATCAGCAGAAGGCTGTGATTATACCGGCCTCGTCGATGATTCACGTTTTCAGAAGCGATCGACCGGAGCTGCATCGCGGGATCCCTGAGATTACACCGGCCTTGGGGCTGTTTGCCCAGCTTAGAAGGTTTACGCTGGCTGTCTTGACGGCGGCCGAGTCGGCAGCGAACTTTGCTGGCATTCTGTACACTGATGCACCGGCAACGGGTGAAGCTGATGCGGTCGAGCCGATGGATCTGATCGAGCTTGAGAGGAACATGCTCTTAACCATGCCGGGCGGTTGGAAGATGTCCCAGCTGGATCCAAAGCAGCCCGCGACGACATATGCTGAGTTTAAAAAGGAAATACTTAACGAAATCGCCCGCTGTTTGAACATGCCGTTCAACGTGGCGGCTGGTAACTCATCGGGCTACAACTACTCATCCGGCAGGCTGGATCATCAGACCTACTATAAGGCGATCAGGATCGACCAGGCATTTACGGCATCGAACGTACTGGACCGGATCCTGCAAAGCTGGCTATTGGAATACTCGATGTTTAGAGGCGATCGATTTGCCTCTTTGCCAACCCATCAGTGGTTCTGGGATGGCATGGAGCATGTTGATCCTTACAAGGAAGCCAATGCCCAGGCAGCCAGGCTAAAGAGTAAAACCACGACTTTGGCTTATGAATATGCCCGGCAAGGACGTGATTGGGAAGAAGAACTTCGCCAGCTCGCTCGTGAAAAGAAAGTTATGACCGAGCTTGGTCTTATCGAAATAAAACCAAAACCTGCACAAGAAAGTTTTCAGGAGTCAAATACATGA
- a CDS encoding HK97 family phage prohead protease: MKEFLTIKAESNSSQNPRVSGLAYSGGKMNLPGWKHPVVVDLAGLQIPENVPLLTNHENRTTSRVGMVSASIEESSLVISGEITSSAGTAKGIVEQAKAGADWQLSIGAEVVDAELVKTGSRTVNGIEHDAPFYHIKASNLREVSVVAVGADDSTNMKVAAMFDLKTDEKEQEIQAQAKGAEEPAKAEPIDQTEIAAKAISQERTRVAAIRNLCGGEYDDIEEQAITAGWSIEKTSKAVLEAIRESRPKADVGISVKRQPQGDTMKNTLEAALCLRAGLSGDELLKDYGEATVEAADKIRAKALPDVLLECIRIEGMSVPGDSDTALIQAAFSTVSLPGILSNVANKRMLKAFQSQPLIAPRLCSDGDLNDFKENERFRLTDVGDLEPVAADGEIKDGSVREDKATNQLDTYGKKFVLTRKMIINDDLGAFMKFPTSMGNRAARLIDQLFFKRLLANPKQGDNKALFHTGHKNILTGTDSALSHEALTQAVQMYLDQTDADGQPISVEPKFMLVPTNLKFDAIRLTRGAQLIMSGGDASAGTDPTIMPAMNAMADENLTVLSSPYLTNANYPGSSETGWYLFGNPAQVDTFEIGYLKGRRSPTIERGNTDFNTLGMWFRVYFDIGIREQDWRGMLKSDGV; encoded by the coding sequence ATGAAAGAGTTTCTGACGATTAAAGCCGAGAGTAATTCCTCACAGAACCCGAGAGTTTCGGGTCTCGCCTATTCGGGCGGCAAAATGAATCTGCCCGGATGGAAACATCCAGTGGTGGTGGATCTGGCAGGTTTGCAGATCCCAGAAAACGTGCCGCTGCTTACCAACCACGAAAACCGCACGACCTCCCGTGTCGGCATGGTCTCAGCAAGCATCGAAGAGAGTAGCCTTGTCATAAGCGGTGAGATCACATCCTCGGCCGGGACTGCCAAGGGCATTGTTGAGCAGGCCAAGGCCGGTGCCGACTGGCAGCTTTCGATTGGCGCAGAGGTCGTCGATGCCGAGCTGGTCAAGACCGGAAGCCGTACTGTCAACGGCATCGAGCATGATGCTCCGTTCTATCACATTAAGGCTTCTAACCTTCGTGAGGTGTCCGTAGTGGCAGTTGGAGCTGATGACAGTACCAATATGAAAGTGGCCGCGATGTTCGATCTCAAGACCGACGAGAAAGAGCAAGAGATCCAGGCACAGGCAAAGGGGGCAGAAGAGCCTGCGAAGGCTGAACCAATCGACCAGACCGAGATCGCAGCTAAAGCCATATCGCAGGAACGCACACGAGTCGCTGCGATCAGGAATCTATGCGGTGGTGAGTATGACGACATCGAAGAGCAGGCGATCACGGCCGGTTGGTCGATCGAAAAAACATCAAAAGCTGTGCTCGAGGCCATCCGCGAGTCGCGTCCCAAGGCCGATGTCGGGATCAGTGTTAAACGTCAACCCCAGGGAGATACTATGAAAAACACCCTTGAAGCAGCTCTTTGCCTGCGTGCAGGCCTGTCCGGCGATGAGCTGCTCAAAGACTATGGAGAGGCAACCGTCGAGGCGGCTGATAAAATCCGGGCCAAGGCACTGCCTGATGTGCTGCTGGAATGCATACGCATCGAAGGGATGTCCGTGCCCGGTGACAGTGATACCGCCCTTATCCAGGCGGCATTCAGTACGGTCAGCCTGCCGGGCATTCTCTCCAACGTGGCGAACAAGCGAATGCTCAAGGCATTCCAGTCTCAGCCACTGATCGCACCGAGACTGTGCTCGGATGGTGACCTCAACGATTTTAAGGAAAACGAGCGTTTCAGGCTGACCGATGTTGGCGATCTTGAGCCGGTCGCAGCTGATGGTGAGATCAAGGACGGCAGTGTTCGAGAGGACAAGGCCACCAACCAGCTCGATACCTATGGTAAGAAGTTTGTCCTGACCCGAAAGATGATCATCAACGATGACCTTGGGGCTTTCATGAAGTTTCCCACCTCTATGGGTAACAGGGCAGCTCGACTTATCGATCAGTTATTCTTCAAGCGTCTGCTGGCCAATCCCAAGCAGGGTGACAACAAGGCTCTGTTCCATACAGGTCACAAGAACATCCTGACCGGCACCGACAGTGCACTCTCACACGAGGCATTGACTCAGGCCGTGCAGATGTATCTGGATCAGACCGATGCGGACGGCCAGCCCATTAGCGTGGAACCCAAGTTCATGCTGGTCCCGACAAATCTCAAGTTCGATGCGATTCGGCTGACCAGGGGTGCTCAGTTGATCATGTCCGGCGGTGATGCTTCTGCCGGGACGGATCCGACGATTATGCCTGCGATGAACGCGATGGCCGATGAGAATCTTACCGTTCTCTCCAGTCCGTATTTGACCAACGCGAATTATCCGGGCAGTTCAGAGACTGGGTGGTATCTGTTCGGCAACCCTGCTCAGGTTGATACGTTCGAAATCGGCTATCTCAAGGGCAGACGCAGTCCGACGATCGAGCGAGGCAATACTGATTTCAACACGCTTGGTATGTGGTTCAGGGTTTACTTTGATATCGGCATCCGCGAGCAGGACTGGCGTGGCATGCTCAAATCTGATGGTGTGTAA
- a CDS encoding DUF2190 family protein — translation MTAVYKQRGDAIDYTPDVDVTAGDVVVQGDLVGIAKLDIAAGELGALAVVGVFDVPKATGVGEAIAAGAKLYWDEVDSQATTSDGSGANKYMGKCILAAGDDDTAVRLRLSP, via the coding sequence ATGACAGCAGTTTATAAGCAAAGAGGCGATGCGATCGATTATACGCCGGACGTCGATGTCACAGCAGGCGATGTGGTCGTCCAGGGCGATCTGGTAGGGATTGCGAAGCTCGACATCGCAGCAGGTGAGCTTGGTGCACTGGCTGTGGTAGGAGTATTCGATGTGCCCAAGGCGACCGGTGTTGGTGAGGCGATCGCGGCCGGGGCTAAGCTTTACTGGGACGAGGTTGACAGCCAGGCCACCACCAGTGACGGCAGCGGAGCGAACAAGTACATGGGCAAGTGCATCCTTGCTGCTGGTGATGATGATACGGCCGTGCGTTTGAGACTGTCACCATGA
- a CDS encoding phage tail protein produces the protein MPHRGDVFAPGMIIMWSGLLSDVPRGWSVCDGSNGTPDLRNRFVRGASSVGGIGGSQSHVHCHGGCTAFEGGCPVYVEFGCTYPVPFYGHSHGASPITETFEDNLPPYYDLIFIRKD, from the coding sequence ATGCCGCATCGAGGTGATGTATTTGCACCAGGCATGATAATCATGTGGTCTGGGCTTTTAAGCGATGTGCCAAGGGGATGGAGCGTCTGTGACGGTAGCAACGGCACTCCCGATCTTAGAAACCGTTTCGTCAGGGGCGCAAGTTCAGTCGGCGGAATCGGCGGCTCACAATCTCACGTTCACTGCCATGGCGGGTGCACCGCATTTGAAGGTGGGTGTCCGGTTTATGTAGAATTTGGCTGCACTTATCCTGTGCCGTTTTATGGACATTCACATGGTGCCAGCCCCATTACCGAGACGTTCGAGGACAACCTGCCGCCTTACTATGATCTGATATTCATAAGGAAAGACTGA
- a CDS encoding glycosyltransferase family A protein: protein MDNITFAIPTYNNAETIMTVLKRCLQQDVKPKILIMDNGSTDGTVEMLRAAINNGIFGPVDIKLESVQRMLGGKSKNIPYVRYKLCQAVDTEYVFLLDADVLIPQHAILGLREMLEEDGDLVGAGIRVDPIVEHIQFGAILLKSEIARQIKWNNGEGKCECLWALQSINQLDDNYKVKRHPVYQAMHLKGF from the coding sequence ATGGATAATATTACGTTTGCCATTCCTACATACAACAACGCCGAAACCATAATGACGGTTTTGAAGCGGTGCCTGCAGCAGGATGTAAAACCCAAGATCCTGATAATGGATAACGGCAGTACCGATGGAACTGTCGAGATGCTTCGGGCCGCCATCAATAACGGCATCTTTGGTCCGGTTGACATAAAGCTCGAATCGGTCCAGCGGATGCTTGGCGGCAAGTCCAAGAACATTCCATATGTCCGCTATAAGCTCTGCCAGGCGGTCGATACCGAATATGTATTCCTGCTCGACGCCGATGTGTTGATACCGCAGCATGCCATCCTTGGCCTTCGCGAGATGCTCGAAGAAGATGGAGATCTGGTCGGTGCCGGGATCCGGGTGGATCCGATCGTCGAGCATATCCAGTTCGGGGCCATACTGCTTAAATCAGAAATTGCCAGGCAGATCAAGTGGAACAACGGCGAGGGCAAATGCGAGTGCCTGTGGGCGTTGCAGTCCATAAACCAGCTCGATGACAATTACAAAGTTAAAAGACACCCGGTCTACCAGGCCATGCATCTGAAAGGATTTTAA
- a CDS encoding phage tail tube protein, producing MADFILGMNAKLYQGDAGADVATMTENSNVKDVTLSLEAGEADISTRGNSGWRATAPTLRECNCEFEMVWRPGDAQFDAIKTAFLSSGTVGMAVLTGDSTVTGSEGPAGDWSITNFSRNEPLEEAVTVSVTAKLAKFTEWFVAA from the coding sequence ATGGCAGATTTTATTCTTGGTATGAACGCCAAGCTTTACCAGGGCGATGCTGGTGCGGATGTCGCCACGATGACCGAAAACAGTAACGTCAAGGATGTCACCTTGAGCCTGGAGGCTGGTGAGGCGGATATCTCCACTCGGGGAAACAGCGGGTGGCGAGCGACCGCACCAACGTTGCGTGAATGTAACTGTGAGTTTGAGATGGTATGGCGGCCGGGCGATGCGCAGTTTGATGCGATAAAGACAGCGTTCTTGAGTTCGGGAACTGTAGGCATGGCGGTGCTTACCGGCGACAGCACTGTGACTGGCTCGGAAGGGCCCGCCGGTGACTGGTCGATTACGAATTTTAGCCGTAATGAACCCCTCGAAGAAGCTGTGACGGTAAGTGTTACCGCCAAGCTTGCCAAGTTTACAGAATGGTTTGTAGCAGCATAG
- a CDS encoding phage tail tape measure protein, whose product MANTKGIRAGKAYVELFADNSKLVQGLRLAQRKIMAFGNTIRNMGLKLAGIGAALAAPFVMASKSFSSMGDQVAKMAKRTGLSVETLSELKFVASQTGTEFVSLENAFRRMQRSVYDAGRGLSTSVDALSDLNLQFQDLDGLSPEDQFKLLGDRISQITDPTRQAAIAMTLFGRTGTNLLPMFANGAKGIEELQKQARQLGLTMTSEDAAAAEVFTDTMDKLNKVVKMAVFHIGSALAGAFNDSVDHIVHLVKSISDWIKQNKGLVVTFAKIIGMLTLTGVSLAVLGMLISATGAAFGVLATIASAVSAAFGVVAAAISAIISPIGLAITAVVALGGYLLFTSQTGAKALAWLGDRFGVLAKTATQTFRGIGDALAAGDVVLAARILWLSLKLTWRQGVNALKKVWYNLQTWMTETFYTIVEAAQLAWHGLEVAWIETTSFFSRAWNKFVSFFAKSWERIKAGAKKAWNWIKSLFDDTLDLETENKLVDEERQKAIAKIEDDQQTKLAQLQAERQKKRDAAAAKNAAILAGIEDEAAAKLTEMDADHAAKIAANEAELARAKSKWKEAIKSARDKRNGLDDKSPELDATESAKDLKSALAGVSDVIGSQMASVSITGTFSAFAAGGLGSGNAMDRTAQATEETARNTKQILNISKFAGGRFS is encoded by the coding sequence ATGGCCAACACAAAAGGAATCAGGGCGGGTAAGGCGTATGTCGAGCTGTTTGCTGATAACAGCAAACTCGTTCAAGGCCTGCGTCTTGCCCAGCGAAAGATTATGGCTTTCGGCAATACCATCCGGAACATGGGTCTAAAGCTCGCCGGGATCGGTGCAGCCCTGGCCGCTCCTTTTGTTATGGCATCAAAGTCGTTCAGCTCTATGGGTGATCAGGTCGCCAAGATGGCCAAACGCACAGGCCTGTCGGTTGAAACTCTAAGCGAACTTAAATTTGTGGCAAGCCAGACCGGCACGGAATTCGTCTCTCTTGAGAATGCGTTTCGTCGGATGCAGCGGAGTGTATATGATGCGGGGAGGGGGCTTAGCACCTCTGTCGATGCCCTGAGTGATCTTAACCTGCAGTTCCAGGATCTCGACGGGCTCTCACCCGAAGATCAGTTCAAGCTATTAGGCGATAGGATCAGCCAGATCACCGATCCAACCCGGCAGGCGGCAATCGCAATGACCCTCTTTGGCAGGACCGGCACCAATCTTCTGCCAATGTTTGCGAATGGAGCCAAGGGGATCGAAGAGCTGCAGAAACAGGCACGCCAGCTTGGCTTGACTATGACCAGTGAAGATGCAGCGGCCGCAGAAGTATTTACTGACACCATGGACAAGCTCAACAAGGTCGTGAAGATGGCGGTCTTCCATATCGGTTCGGCTCTTGCCGGTGCGTTCAACGACAGCGTCGATCACATCGTGCACCTGGTCAAATCCATCTCCGACTGGATCAAGCAGAACAAGGGCCTGGTCGTTACCTTCGCAAAGATAATCGGCATGCTGACTTTGACCGGTGTTTCGCTGGCAGTCCTTGGGATGCTGATCTCGGCTACCGGTGCGGCTTTTGGGGTCCTGGCCACCATTGCATCTGCAGTCTCAGCCGCGTTCGGTGTTGTTGCCGCCGCTATAAGTGCAATCATATCTCCCATTGGACTTGCCATAACGGCTGTGGTTGCCCTGGGAGGTTATCTGCTGTTTACAAGCCAAACCGGTGCAAAAGCGCTGGCTTGGCTGGGCGATCGGTTCGGAGTGCTTGCCAAAACCGCAACCCAGACCTTCAGGGGAATAGGCGATGCACTTGCAGCTGGCGATGTCGTCCTTGCTGCAAGGATACTCTGGCTCTCGCTGAAGCTTACATGGCGGCAGGGGGTCAATGCACTCAAGAAAGTATGGTACAACCTGCAGACCTGGATGACAGAGACTTTTTACACGATCGTCGAAGCTGCCCAGCTGGCCTGGCATGGGCTCGAGGTCGCATGGATCGAGACGACTTCATTCTTTTCGCGAGCGTGGAATAAGTTTGTGTCATTCTTTGCAAAAAGCTGGGAGAGGATCAAGGCTGGAGCTAAAAAGGCCTGGAACTGGATCAAGAGCCTGTTTGATGACACGCTGGATCTCGAGACCGAAAACAAGCTGGTTGACGAAGAACGCCAGAAGGCAATCGCCAAGATAGAGGATGATCAGCAAACGAAACTCGCCCAGCTCCAAGCCGAGCGTCAGAAAAAACGAGATGCAGCAGCTGCAAAGAATGCCGCCATTTTGGCGGGGATAGAGGATGAAGCTGCCGCAAAGCTGACCGAGATGGATGCGGACCATGCCGCTAAGATCGCGGCCAATGAGGCAGAGCTGGCAAGGGCAAAAAGCAAGTGGAAAGAAGCCATCAAGTCCGCCCGCGATAAACGCAATGGGCTGGATGATAAATCGCCCGAGCTTGATGCCACAGAAAGTGCCAAGGACCTAAAATCCGCTCTTGCGGGTGTATCCGACGTTATCGGCAGCCAGATGGCCTCTGTCAGTATAACCGGGACGTTCAGCGCCTTTGCAGCAGGTGGACTTGGCAGCGGCAATGCCATGGACAGGACGGCCCAGGCGACCGAAGAAACTGCTCGTAATACCAAGCAGATTTTAAATATCAGCAAGTTCGCCGGAGGCCGGTTCAGTTGA
- a CDS encoding glycosyltransferase, whose protein sequence is MLTSVILICNKERHLKRTLANLLETAAGEIEILVYFDGLRQRVIPDKRIRTIFHPQNRGRRVVINEAVIHARGDYIFHIDGHCRMLTDGWDLKMIQAAGLRSTAVASILNLRPDKRHLIRHVMHHPKHLANHFWDEKTPQNTVEDMMTLTGCAWMHHRNLWQNFNERYAGWGYMGIEWSLKNWLCGSGPNPILLCSDIVCEHIGRRHRGNPARTDWLKHNLSPGATLRHINKLYRNNKAPDQQRPLSWLIDKFKPVPGWHE, encoded by the coding sequence ATGCTGACCAGTGTGATTTTGATCTGCAATAAAGAACGACATCTAAAACGCACGCTTGCCAATCTCCTCGAGACAGCAGCTGGTGAGATTGAAATACTCGTCTACTTTGACGGTCTGCGCCAGCGGGTGATACCTGACAAACGCATCCGCACCATCTTCCATCCGCAGAACCGAGGCAGGCGGGTGGTCATCAATGAGGCGGTTATCCATGCTCGCGGTGACTATATCTTCCACATCGATGGGCACTGCCGGATGCTGACCGACGGCTGGGACCTTAAAATGATCCAGGCTGCCGGTTTGCGATCGACGGCAGTTGCATCGATCCTGAACCTTCGACCCGACAAGCGGCATCTGATCAGGCACGTCATGCATCACCCAAAGCACCTGGCCAATCACTTCTGGGATGAAAAAACGCCCCAGAATACAGTGGAAGACATGATGACTCTGACTGGCTGTGCATGGATGCATCACCGCAACCTCTGGCAAAACTTCAATGAGCGTTATGCAGGCTGGGGTTACATGGGCATCGAATGGTCGCTCAAGAACTGGCTTTGCGGCAGTGGGCCCAATCCGATTCTGCTGTGTTCTGATATCGTCTGCGAGCACATCGGCCGACGTCATCGAGGCAATCCAGCCCGGACCGACTGGCTAAAGCACAATTTGTCCCCGGGAGCGACCCTGCGGCACATAAACAAGCTCTACAGAAACAACAAAGCTCCAGATCAGCAGCGTCCGCTGAGTTGGCTGATTGACAAATTCAAACCGGTTCCGGGCTGGCATGAGTAA